A region of Candidatus Wallbacteria bacterium DNA encodes the following proteins:
- a CDS encoding sugar transferase has protein sequence MYRLILAIDLLLINLSLIGSFYFRFGNFPRENFISYLHIWPFITILYLLIFVAHNLYEEEDPLSNLEIVFHVSSSAMIGFVLINSLAFFAREFAFPRTVIVLSFFINILLITLNHFIWKQIRVLKPERLVLVGNKKELDIVENDIRKYSRYYEVAACLYHESEKGGLALEPESWHKIVEMVMQKQVDQVIINAEDFGKVDMIEKVDYLLEKGIRVRVIPGLYEIFLGGMKVKELAGIPCWEMNYLPPTWVMLIKRFLDLLVSALTLTVCTPFFPLVCLLIKLDSKGPVFYSQERVGYCGIKFRIMKFRSMISDAESLCGPVLACEKDPRITRIGRILRKYRIDEIPQLLNVLKGEMSLIGPRPEREFFINSFSQEHPYFNKRLRVKPGLTGLAQILGRYETDPNNKLKYDLLYIQNLSLFLDFQLILMTVRVVLRGKGA, from the coding sequence ATGTACAGACTGATCCTGGCGATTGACCTCCTGCTGATAAACCTTTCACTGATCGGATCTTTTTATTTCAGATTCGGAAATTTTCCCAGGGAAAACTTCATTTCTTACCTCCACATCTGGCCATTCATCACTATCCTGTATCTGTTAATTTTTGTGGCGCATAATCTTTACGAAGAGGAAGACCCTCTGTCCAACCTGGAAATTGTGTTCCATGTAAGCTCCAGCGCTATGATCGGGTTCGTCCTGATCAACTCCCTGGCATTCTTTGCCAGAGAATTCGCATTTCCACGCACTGTGATTGTGCTGTCTTTTTTCATCAATATTCTGCTGATCACCCTGAATCATTTCATCTGGAAGCAGATCAGGGTGCTGAAACCTGAACGGCTGGTACTGGTAGGGAACAAAAAGGAACTTGACATTGTGGAAAACGACATCAGAAAATATTCCAGATATTACGAAGTGGCTGCCTGCCTCTATCATGAATCAGAGAAAGGTGGATTGGCACTTGAACCAGAAAGCTGGCACAAAATCGTAGAAATGGTCATGCAAAAACAGGTGGACCAGGTGATCATCAATGCTGAGGACTTCGGCAAGGTGGACATGATCGAGAAAGTGGATTATCTGCTGGAAAAAGGAATCAGGGTAAGAGTGATTCCTGGATTATATGAGATTTTTCTGGGCGGTATGAAAGTCAAGGAACTTGCCGGCATCCCATGCTGGGAAATGAACTATCTGCCTCCAACCTGGGTGATGCTCATCAAGCGCTTCCTGGATCTGCTGGTCTCTGCCTTGACTTTGACTGTTTGCACGCCGTTCTTTCCGCTGGTCTGTCTGTTGATCAAACTTGATTCTAAAGGTCCTGTATTTTATTCCCAGGAGAGAGTCGGATACTGCGGAATAAAATTCAGGATTATGAAATTCAGGTCAATGATTTCTGATGCTGAGAGTCTATGCGGACCAGTGCTGGCATGCGAAAAAGATCCACGCATCACAAGGATAGGCCGGATACTGAGAAAATACAGGATCGATGAAATTCCTCAGCTCCTGAATGTGCTGAAAGGCGAAATGAGCCTGATCGGACCCAGGCCTGAACGGGAATTTTTCATCAACAGTTTTTCTCAGGAACACCCTTATTTCAATAAAAGGTTGAGAGTTAAACCTGGTTTGACAGGGCTGGCCCAGATTCTCGGAAGATACGAGACAGATCCAAACAATAAATTAAAATACGATCTTCTGTATATTCAGAATCTCAGCCTTTTTCTTGATTTCCAGCTGATTCTGATGACTGTCAGAGTTGTGCTGAGGGGTAAAGGTGCCTGA
- a CDS encoding O-antigen ligase family protein, whose protein sequence is MLNKKKVEFFTTNFTLTMFTLILWSLILKICHFEILMVNFSLLINLSLLWLFFSLFQDETVKLENQIFIFRLVEICGIAIGLIALAQLFDLFHNLQPGREKLLTTLGNVDFTAAYLGFSVICSLILVLKKTNPLSILNLLNIPLIFYCRSRIVFFALIPALLIPLFYSRKYLKIGLVFLAVCFFMICCNQNFRSRYYQDVKKVFTGDEERFFIWKVSLEMLKANPMGVGTGNYAYYFPYFQKVYFQKTAEKDWPQYRLNFFAEEAHNEYLQFICETGIPGFFLLIIFFISVIKHWIESDLSKLGNQLVVCWSAFGIMLCFFDLTIHVVPLGIIVLLTFIMMDTCYRKTIVDVKPMSAVILVVLAIIFYYNSFSEIFSEFYLYKGVSSSNPVLKVFFLEKAVSLAPRNPRALFEMGNCCMEQGEYQKSADWLLKTAAISNMPAVFSNLGGALTMMGMLEEGEKQIRLALEMDPHNFAYQYKLAYNYFVQKKMSEAQTLLNRIVGEETEPQLKMRAVRLLNSINSSIIGK, encoded by the coding sequence ATGTTAAACAAAAAGAAAGTAGAATTCTTTACAACCAATTTCACATTAACCATGTTCACTCTGATCCTATGGTCATTAATTTTAAAAATCTGTCATTTCGAAATTCTGATGGTGAATTTCTCACTTTTGATTAATCTAAGCCTGCTCTGGTTGTTTTTTTCCCTGTTCCAGGATGAAACAGTCAAACTGGAAAACCAGATTTTTATCTTCAGGCTGGTGGAAATCTGCGGAATAGCCATAGGATTGATAGCTTTGGCTCAGCTGTTTGATTTGTTCCACAATCTACAACCTGGGCGGGAAAAACTGCTGACAACACTCGGTAATGTTGATTTTACGGCTGCCTACCTGGGTTTTTCAGTTATCTGCTCCCTGATCCTGGTACTGAAAAAAACCAATCCTTTGTCAATCTTGAATCTGCTTAACATTCCGCTGATTTTTTATTGTCGCAGCAGAATTGTTTTTTTTGCCTTGATCCCAGCTCTGCTGATCCCTCTGTTCTACAGCAGGAAATATTTAAAAATCGGTCTTGTTTTTCTGGCTGTCTGCTTTTTCATGATCTGCTGCAATCAAAATTTCCGAAGCAGATATTATCAGGATGTTAAGAAAGTGTTTACAGGAGATGAAGAAAGATTTTTCATCTGGAAAGTCAGCCTTGAGATGCTGAAAGCAAATCCAATGGGTGTAGGGACAGGGAATTATGCATACTATTTCCCTTATTTTCAGAAAGTTTATTTTCAGAAAACAGCTGAGAAAGACTGGCCACAATACAGGCTGAATTTCTTTGCAGAAGAAGCACATAATGAGTATCTACAATTTATATGTGAAACAGGAATCCCCGGATTTTTTTTACTGATAATTTTTTTTATTTCTGTAATCAAACACTGGATTGAATCAGATTTATCCAAGCTTGGAAATCAGCTGGTTGTCTGCTGGTCTGCTTTCGGGATTATGCTCTGTTTTTTTGATTTGACAATTCACGTGGTGCCTTTGGGAATTATTGTTTTGCTGACATTTATTATGATGGACACCTGCTATCGGAAGACCATTGTAGATGTAAAACCAATGTCAGCAGTTATCCTGGTAGTGCTTGCAATTATTTTTTACTATAATTCATTCTCTGAAATTTTCTCTGAATTTTATCTTTATAAAGGTGTGAGTTCCAGCAATCCAGTCTTGAAAGTATTTTTTCTGGAAAAAGCTGTCAGCCTGGCTCCCAGAAATCCAAGAGCATTATTTGAAATGGGCAACTGCTGTATGGAGCAAGGCGAGTATCAGAAAAGCGCGGACTGGTTATTGAAAACTGCGGCGATTTCCAATATGCCTGCAGTTTTCAGCAATCTGGGAGGTGCTTTAACAATGATGGGAATGCTTGAGGAAGGAGAAAAGCAGATCAGGCTCGCTCTGGAGATGGACCCTCACAACTTTGCATATCAATATAAACTGGCGTATAATTATTTTGTTCAAAAAAAGATGAGTGAAGCTCAGACATTGTTGAATCGAATTGTAGGTGAAGAGACTGAACCGCAGCTCAAAATGCGGGCAGTGCGGTTATTAAACAGTATAAATTCTTCAATAATCGGAAAATAA
- a CDS encoding GGDEF domain-containing phosphodiesterase, producing MKNKCYGPLAPEIIGIGEIREPALVIDLDDNVLFLNDEAVLEYGNPGKKKKCWQVIHGLDSPCWKNMEYPCPKKIMQDSQLDQYSAIHVHKSREGENYFLVSCSYLKEKRLIVEMHIKVSRIIDEMISHGILNADDLREVFYAKLNYLVGKDHFIKKLSNHLREKKVRFLSIMDLRGLSFINKFYGMVAGDLMIKSLEEAIFDVLRESGGESIFSRAAGDEFVVLHSTKKRSEVRKIEKAVLKRLADRTLTFVDEHIRTRISLGTLEISDTKDYHVDEVLKLLSFSKSQAKKSSEKKYYLGMSAQQDELLHEFHEKSLCFDEVQKALSENKIELFFQPIVDLNTGEIFDLEALVRIGKTGSYLPANIFIDLIYELDQILKLDSLVFKKIISYADQIAKICPRIFINIGPNSLKSKQFRKILDHTVRELSRSGLELTIELTEQSLLENADIVKFIHDKYGFHFGIDDFGTGYSSFKTVADLSNSGAVSVIKIDGSLTKGIQKSAENLTIVRAIAGMARTLNLKTIGEFIDNRVDLSVIRAIGVDLGQGYLFSKPVKIEDLLKDNLLKKIRRELK from the coding sequence ATGAAAAACAAATGTTACGGACCACTGGCCCCTGAAATCATCGGCATCGGCGAAATCAGGGAACCTGCGCTGGTGATCGATCTGGATGACAATGTCCTGTTTCTCAACGACGAGGCAGTGCTGGAATATGGGAATCCGGGGAAAAAGAAGAAATGCTGGCAGGTGATCCACGGTCTGGACTCACCCTGCTGGAAAAATATGGAATACCCCTGCCCCAAGAAAATCATGCAGGACAGTCAGCTGGATCAATATTCGGCGATCCATGTGCACAAATCCAGGGAAGGGGAAAACTATTTCCTGGTAAGCTGTTCCTACCTTAAAGAGAAGCGGCTGATCGTGGAAATGCATATCAAGGTCAGCCGGATCATCGACGAAATGATCAGCCACGGCATTCTCAATGCCGACGACCTGAGGGAAGTTTTCTATGCGAAGCTTAATTATCTGGTAGGTAAAGATCACTTCATCAAAAAACTCAGCAATCACCTCAGAGAAAAAAAAGTCAGATTCCTGAGCATCATGGATCTGCGCGGACTCTCATTCATCAACAAATTTTACGGCATGGTGGCCGGCGACCTGATGATCAAGTCCCTGGAAGAGGCAATTTTTGACGTGCTGCGGGAGTCAGGCGGGGAAAGCATCTTTTCCCGGGCCGCAGGCGATGAGTTCGTTGTTCTGCACAGCACAAAAAAGCGCTCCGAAGTCAGGAAGATCGAAAAGGCAGTCCTCAAGCGTCTCGCTGACAGGACCCTGACTTTCGTGGACGAGCATATCAGAACCAGGATCTCGCTCGGCACTCTGGAGATCAGTGATACCAAAGATTACCATGTGGACGAAGTGCTCAAGCTCCTCTCATTCTCCAAATCCCAGGCCAAGAAATCCTCGGAAAAAAAATATTATCTCGGCATGTCTGCCCAGCAGGACGAACTGCTGCATGAATTCCATGAAAAGAGCCTCTGCTTCGACGAAGTCCAGAAAGCCTTATCTGAAAACAAGATCGAGCTCTTCTTCCAGCCGATCGTTGATCTCAACACTGGAGAAATCTTTGATCTGGAAGCCCTGGTGCGGATCGGAAAAACAGGCAGTTATCTGCCTGCGAATATCTTTATTGACCTGATCTACGAATTGGACCAGATCCTGAAGCTCGACTCTCTTGTTTTCAAAAAAATCATCAGCTACGCAGACCAGATCGCGAAGATCTGCCCCCGCATCTTTATCAACATTGGTCCAAATTCGCTGAAATCCAAACAATTCCGGAAAATCCTGGATCATACAGTCAGGGAGCTTTCCCGCTCCGGACTGGAGCTTACCATCGAACTCACAGAGCAGTCCCTGCTGGAAAACGCGGACATCGTGAAGTTCATTCATGATAAATACGGATTCCACTTCGGGATCGACGATTTCGGAACCGGTTATTCTTCATTCAAGACAGTGGCTGACCTCTCAAACAGCGGGGCCGTCTCAGTGATCAAGATCGACGGTTCCCTCACCAAGGGAATCCAGAAGTCTGCGGAAAACCTGACTATAGTGCGTGCCATCGCCGGCATGGCGCGGACTCTGAACCTGAAGACAATCGGAGAATTCATCGACAACAGGGTGGATCTTTCCGTGATCAGGGCGATCGGGGTGGACCTGGGCCAGGGCTATCTGTTTTCAAAACCGGTCAAGATTGAGGACCTTTTAAAAGACAATTTACTTAAAAAAATCAGGCGTGAACTGAAGTAA
- a CDS encoding leucine-rich repeat domain-containing protein produces MKRFGSVVFFVMVSVALGAELTFPDQNLEKAILEITGLTKPPADSRAFQYITELDLSNRGIESISGIEAFSHLKVLNLSFNKIKDIKPLWKFYGLEKLNLYSNEINNIEAIGRMKALRELNLGRNRLDWMWPFSELRNLEKLNLEFNFISYLVPLVELRKLRELDISDNKIDCIYSLVNMVKMERLDISDNLISNISYLSDMKNLVLLEMSGNQITDIAPLSGMRDLRSLQISHNRISDISPLSELINLLELNLSFNEISDLKPLKKLVFLTNLNLQKNRLDDFSILGRLKSLSQLNLSADGIVDVSPLGSLDKLKYLFLSENRITDLTPLKKLGNLKILDISLNSLNDEQVGVISKTMPGLNLINHASRKDSGMEW; encoded by the coding sequence GTGAAAAGGTTCGGTTCTGTTGTTTTTTTCGTGATGGTTTCCGTTGCGCTCGGCGCTGAACTGACTTTTCCGGACCAGAATCTCGAAAAAGCGATTCTGGAAATTACCGGGCTCACCAAGCCTCCGGCTGACAGCCGGGCTTTCCAGTACATCACTGAACTTGATCTGTCCAATCGGGGAATCGAGAGCATCTCAGGGATCGAAGCCTTTTCGCACCTGAAAGTGCTGAATCTCAGTTTCAACAAAATCAAAGACATCAAGCCGCTCTGGAAATTCTACGGCCTCGAAAAACTCAATTTATACAGCAACGAAATCAACAATATCGAGGCGATCGGAAGAATGAAAGCGCTCAGGGAACTGAATCTGGGCAGGAACAGGCTGGACTGGATGTGGCCGTTCAGCGAACTTCGCAATCTTGAGAAACTGAACCTCGAGTTCAATTTCATCAGCTATCTGGTACCTCTGGTGGAGCTCAGAAAGCTCAGGGAGCTCGACATCTCAGACAATAAAATCGACTGCATCTATTCGCTGGTGAATATGGTGAAAATGGAACGGCTGGACATTTCAGACAACCTGATTTCAAATATCAGCTATCTCTCGGACATGAAAAATCTGGTTTTATTAGAAATGAGCGGCAATCAGATCACTGACATCGCACCTCTTTCCGGAATGAGAGACTTGCGCAGCCTGCAGATCTCACATAACCGGATTTCCGACATTTCCCCGCTTTCAGAACTGATCAACCTGTTGGAACTGAATTTATCTTTCAATGAAATTTCGGATCTCAAACCTCTGAAGAAGCTTGTCTTCCTGACAAACCTCAATCTGCAGAAAAACAGGCTGGATGACTTTTCCATACTGGGCAGGTTGAAAAGCCTGTCACAGCTGAATCTCAGTGCTGACGGCATAGTGGACGTTTCTCCACTTGGAAGCCTCGACAAGCTCAAATATCTGTTTCTCAGCGAGAACAGGATTACTGATCTCACACCATTGAAAAAACTGGGTAACCTTAAAATACTTGACATCTCGCTCAATTCATTGAATGACGAGCAGGTGGGGGTTATCTCCAAGACCATGCCGGGCTTGAACCTGATCAATCATGCATCTCGAAAAGATTCCGGAATGGAGTGGTGA
- a CDS encoding ankyrin repeat domain-containing protein, whose protein sequence is MILKKIGIMFTLILIYWGVQISTNREDCLDQRNTMPLFIEGWLDNLGYLPENLSQLNLNFYNNWKQDESSHQPSLYVGTKSGKARVARKIDRKDGRHISEFLPDCPSFGGVLILRHLISGYECLCRLHNLKQYYFPETTTNENLINLLSNWELSPEFRHADYKKALELIKKSSGLDERDNSGCTPLMLAIRYGCYDLALALIDNNADFNALDNQGETPIQYSLRAFSRSFVYFDTTENLYKTMSKQSITKDISSWRKERYNIDIDRSRRLANDISLKLIGKGATISVIGPANRTLLMEAVLLNLREVVSALINKGIDLSARDKWGHTALFMAKELKCNEITALLIKAGAKE, encoded by the coding sequence ATGATCTTAAAGAAAATCGGGATAATGTTTACATTAATTTTGATTTACTGGGGAGTTCAGATATCGACCAATCGTGAAGATTGCTTGGACCAGAGAAACACTATGCCCTTGTTCATTGAAGGCTGGCTGGACAATCTTGGTTATCTTCCGGAAAATCTTTCCCAATTGAATCTGAATTTCTACAACAATTGGAAACAAGATGAGTCAAGTCATCAACCAAGTCTTTACGTAGGGACAAAATCAGGGAAAGCACGGGTTGCGCGAAAGATCGACAGAAAAGATGGAAGACACATCTCGGAATTTCTCCCAGACTGTCCTTCATTTGGCGGTGTTCTTATACTCAGACATCTAATTTCAGGCTATGAATGTCTCTGCAGATTGCATAATCTTAAACAATATTATTTCCCTGAAACCACGACTAATGAAAACCTGATCAATCTTCTGAGTAACTGGGAATTATCTCCCGAATTTAGGCATGCTGACTATAAAAAAGCCTTAGAACTGATAAAAAAAAGCTCTGGGCTTGATGAACGCGATAACTCTGGATGTACACCGCTGATGTTGGCGATAAGATATGGTTGCTACGATCTTGCTCTCGCCTTGATAGATAATAACGCTGATTTCAATGCATTGGACAACCAGGGAGAGACACCGATACAATACTCTTTACGTGCGTTCAGCAGATCGTTTGTTTATTTTGATACTACAGAAAATCTTTACAAAACTATGAGCAAGCAATCCATCACGAAAGATATTTCTAGCTGGAGGAAAGAAAGATACAATATAGACATTGACCGATCAAGGCGACTGGCGAATGACATTTCCTTAAAATTGATTGGAAAAGGAGCGACTATTTCAGTAATTGGACCTGCTAACAGGACATTATTAATGGAAGCAGTATTATTAAATTTGCGAGAAGTAGTGAGCGCATTAATAAACAAAGGAATAGATCTCAGCGCACGCGACAAATGGGGGCATACTGCTTTATTTATGGCTAAAGAGTTGAAATGCAACGAGATTACCGCTCTGCTGATCAAAGCCGGTGCAAAGGAGTAA